From the Trifolium pratense cultivar HEN17-A07 linkage group LG4, ARS_RC_1.1, whole genome shotgun sequence genome, the window GGATTCATGAATCCATGATTACAGacgaacaaaaataaaactttagtTACATAGGTAAGAAATCAATTCATCATTTTTGACACCTACCCATCCGGTGATTTCAAATCAACAGATTTATCTGTTCCATTGTTATCTTTGAACAATTTGAACCTTAACAAAGTAAGAAAAATGGACATGgatattaaaaatagaataagctTTAAACTTGAAAACACACCAAAATAAAACCTACGATATGAATAGTTGAATACCAAAACATGTATGACTCTTCTTGCAAAagtctcaatatatatatatatgataaaatctcCATGCTAGCTAGTATCTATATATACTTACTATGTCTATGGTTTCTTAATTTTATGAACATATATGTTTATTATTGGAATTCTTTGTGTTGCATGGGTTTGATTAAAAAACacgtttaaaatattttttaaataaaatataataactacgaTAAGTATAAatacatataattaaatttaatattagtcATGAGAAATGTTGAAATAAGCTCATGTTATAAAATGTGATTCATATATGTTAGttttatctttttcatcttttgatCTCATTCCTTGAAAGTACATACCAAATAGCATAGCTTCTTACTCTCCTCTATGCAATTCAAGATCTTTCatatttaactaaattttaGTTCTTGTGTTGATATATCGACTtcttttagagtttttttttttagtaatttgttaattctttctttctttttttgtttagatttttttcctttgtttaaTTATGTCCCtcatttttcttgttgtttAGTTGGTCttttaatcatttaataatatttaattgcGAATTTGTTTTTAGTTTGGTTTAAGAACTTTCAATAATGACTTTCAAAGTACTCCAAAATAGAAATGAgagaatgaaacaaaaaaaaaatattgattattggATATAAAAAAGAGTGagtgaaattaaataaatctccAACATTGATTTATGATTCATCTTTGGTGGTTTTTGTCTTTCATCCTTTGGTCTTTCTTGTAAAATTACGCACAACTTGACGGAACTATTAACTTTACTCCTCTATGTAATTTAAGGTTTCtcatatttattgaaatttatGGTCATTCATAAACAAATTAGTATTCTTCAtcttttaattgaaattgaaatactaCTTCAAATTCTTCATCCCCCCTAAATCAGGTAGATTCCTATCGGAAAGAGGTTTGACAattagttttttcaaaattcattataatttggttttttttttctatgctTGCAATTATATtgttacaaaatatttttaaaatgtggaagttgaaaatgtgaaacaattgaaattttttttttttctaattcacATAATTATAGGCACTAATAGTATAAGAATGAGTGAAAAATGTTTTTGACACAAACATAAACGAATAATATTAGAGTCATTCACTCTTTAATCTCTTGCAAATGGaccaaattataaaaattgttttcactTTTTTATAACTTGCATATAATTTTGGCATACTTGCATTTTTTATAACTTGTAAATAgatcatttatatattttagggatgaaataattttttgttaaaagaaatgataattaaaatcaatttaacaATATGTTCATTagttgtatatataaaaaatctccaattattaatttgattcaaATGATAATTATCCAAAGAACATTTAAATTGCAACTTAAGATGACGTGCTTAGATTAAAATACGACTgtctattaaaatttatatatattcaatccACACTTAACCGATCCAGATTTAGGCACATGTTATACGATAAACgtatgaagattatatatttggacaacctctaattCAAGTTaaatcaatatacttcttgtattacaattataagaaccacatgacttgagtgtcaacttaaaaaaaaaaaattctactttgtttttgtttctgtaTTTCTCTTGAGATAtatcacctacacattgtagacaatatagtatttaaaaatgaaacacatatttatatttctaaattatttggattgccCTCCTTTGATTGAATgtctccaacatcaatatacatACCCTcaatctatataaattttaaggcactacaaaatcaataaatagaagtctcttttatcctcttcaacttattcacatgaaaagttaaatatattcccattaatcaacaTAAGAATATaggaaacaaataagctaaaacattagactaataaaataatacacaaaaaaagaagattttTCTAgtaacaaacattatatcaataaaaaaggATGGCTTACATGACTGCCAtcagagttaaatacacatcctgtTTGtttccttcacatgaaaaaatagtcatattcatattaatcgatatCGATATAAGTAAATAAGAAAGGATGCTTAAAAATTAGACTAACAAATTATACCATATCGCTAAAATAGGAAGCCTTAAATATTTGTTGAATCTGCAGATTGTCTCACATTCTAGCAATGCACACTTTTATACTACTTTCATTTGTCGCATTGTCGAGGTTATTGATCTCCAACTCCTGTTGGCCTGTaaggaaaacaaaccaagattGTATATGTATAAAGGGTTAAGTCTTATGTAAGTGGAAATATTGCATGTGAAGAGCATAGGTGTATGAAATGTAAGAACAATATGCTTACTTATTGGCATTACTTCGAGAAGCAAACATGATGTGGTAACTCTCTTAGTTGtgtaattaaaatatttctCGGGTGTGAAAGGTGATGAGTATAGGAGGAATGGACACATTTATATAGGAACCAATTAACAATGTTATGAATATAGGAAGAGTTagacttgttcaaaaaaaaatataggaagAGTGTTAGGAtgtgacccaaaaaaaaaaacgaagagtTTGACTATAGAGAGTCACACATGCAGTGGTTACAAATATTAATTACTTGGAGTTACATGATAAAGTAAATGAGGGAATGATTAAGTGGGAGTTACATAATAAAGTAGATGAGAGAAAGACAAAGGAGCCACAATTGATATGTTGTTATACGGACCACCaaaatgttatatatctttcattgtcaacaaaaaagaattcaataatagaaaaaataatcttttagatcatcataataattaaagaactcaatagtaagaaaaaaaatagttcagAAAAGGAAATTGTGTTGTagatcataataaataaaataaataaatagttgaaaataaatttataaaatgttataatttcaaacaataaataaatataaaataattgaacaaataaaaaaaattacatttaattattttaaattttgcatgaaatttttttagatgtgccacatcatcatcatatgaaaagtaaaaaaaaagtagtataaattttttattagtgaaacaaacaaattatttattttagattttgcaTTAGAACACTATTGAGTATGTAAATAGTTATGCAATGCAACATGATGAGTAAAAAAGAAGAGTATTCCGTATAAATTGTTTATGGATTTGGTAGCCATAATTTGtaagaagattttttttatgataattgtaagaagttatatagtgataatttgatatattgataattaaaatgatttaattaaaggagatgatgaaaaagttttttaatagagattgtaaacttttcttatagagtgtcacatcatcaaaatacttgattgtgagcaactcaacattccttttacttgtaaaagatttgaaaaagaaaaaaaattcataccaACTACAAACCTAGAAAAAGAACATATTCATAAacataaatctattaacttgtGAACGTAATTGACACAAAATACCAGAAAAATCATCGCAATGACAACAACACTTTGAGTAagcataattattatttttgaacgGCTCGGGTAAGCATACATAAAGCCGCTCAAAAATCTACTAACTTGTTAAGGAATGAAGTTAGGATTAAAACAGTGGCGCTTCTGACGGAGAGGAACATTGGTGGGGGTCACGACGGTGTAGAACATTGGTACGCTAATGGTCGTCGCGATTTTCATGATGGAGTTCTGGAAAGTTGCCGAAGGAGTAAGGTAGTGTGCTGCTGCAATTCTTTTTTCCCATTCTCTTGTAGCAATTTAGCAATAACCCATGATTGATTCTTCACAGTGCTAGCTTTCTTGGTTGGGTTGCTTTTAACACTATTATGATTGGTATTCGAATGAGTAAGAGCAAGCAAGCAATTGGAGGATGTGGTTGTTGtcgttaagaagtctcacatcggttgagagattgtctgactaagtgtttataaactagagacaatcatcaccttacaagccgattttgtaaggatgagttagacccaatactcatttctaagatgacAATCCTCACCTCTTCAAACCGGTTTTGTAAAGAAGAGTTAGACATACAAAaagtgtttttaaaaaataaataatacaaaaaccaaaaaatacgAACACATGAACTAATGTAATATTTAAGCCATGATTTtactatttcaattttttttcttggagtatttcaaaaaatttaaaaagaccGATGGAcacaaattgaaaaaagaaaatgctTATTCACTTGTTAATAAAGTCAACTTCTTTCCTCATTATTTGCTTTTCCTTTTAGACAGCTGTGATGCACCCTCGTTTGTAATTACACTTTTGTCCCTTCCCCTTATCTAtagtatactttttttttttcctacaattTCTGCTACTCAAACTTCGCGACTTCCAATTTCTCTCTTATGTGCTGTTGTTCAAGACTTGAACGATGGAATCATATCTTAACAGGTGACTTAATTTTCCACCATTTTATCTATCCTTTCCACTATTATTAGGGGAATGTTAAAATCAAAGCAGTTACTTATTTGGAGTTacaagagagattaattattattttagatgtACTAAGTTGTAATTCCACTTTTGTTCCCCTGGTCTGGTCTATACCAGCACCGATGCTTTTCCTGCTACTCAAGCTCCGCGATAATTTATCTCATATGTCTGTCCTCTTCTTGAAGACTTGAACGATGGCTGATTTGATTGTATCCACCGTTAACAGGTGACTTAATTTTCAACCCTTTATCTATCCCTTCCGCaagatatattattattattattagtattagtattagtattagtTGGTTAGTTAGTTGGTTTgctgaattttttgttttcctaGGTCGATTATCGGATCCTTTCGTATAATTGGACGGATTTATGGTGTTGATTTGGAAAAGTTTAAGAATGACGTTGAATCCATCAAAGCTATGCTCCATGATGCCGAAGACAACCAAGAAAAAGATGAGCATATACGAAATTGGATAAGAGCAGTCAAAGATCATGTACTTCATCCTGCTGATAACTTGCTTGATGAATTTCTTATTGAGGATATGAGATACAAAATGGAAACTCATAAGAGCAATGCGATACAGGTTTATCATTCCTCATTTCGAAACCAAATTGTTTTTCGCAGTAAAATGGTTAGTAAGATTGGAAGaatacaaaagaaaattaatgagCTCCGGATATTTCCGATGGTGTATCGTGTTCGAGCTAGAAATCATGCGGTGGTTGAACAAATGAAGCATCCTGATCTAGCTAAAAAGGATGTGGTGGTTGAACAAAATATAAGCGAAACGAGGGAAGCTTGTTCTTTCGTGTTCAAATCATTAGATACCATTGGAAGAGAAGATGATAAAAAGAAGATTATAAGCTTGTTGAAGCAACCACATGGAGATCAACATGACTCTGTGATTGCTATTGTTGGGATTGGTGGTATCGGAAAGACAACTCTTGCTCAGTTGGTATACAATGATGGTGAAGTAACTAAGTTTTTTGAAAAGAATATGTGGGTATGTGTCTCTGATAACTTCAATGTCAAAACTATTGTGAAGAAAATGTTGGAGTCATTAATCAATAGCAAAATTGATGATAAGTTATCAGCGGACAACTTGCATAATATGCTTCGTGATAATTTAACTGGTAAGAGATACTTGTTAGTCCTAGATGACGTTTCGAATGAGAGTTATGAAAAATGGGCTCAATTGAGGACTTATTTGATGTGTGGTGCTAAAGACAGTAAGATTGTAGTGACAACTCGTAGTATAAATGTGGCAACAACAATGGGTGTAAGTGTGCCCTACATTTTGAAGGGTTTGACTATCGATGAATCTTGGAATCTGTTGAAGAACATCATTACAAATGGAGATGAGACCGAAGGAGtgaatcaaactcttgaattaattGGCAAGAAGATAGCAGAAATGTGCAAAGGTGTTCCACTAGCAATAAGAACAACGGGAGTCCTACTACAAggtaaaaatgaagaaaaggaaTGGTTTCTTATTCTACATGATGACATGTTGAATATACATGAAGATAACATCATGTCAGTGTTGAAACTGAGTTACAAAAATTtatcgccacaattgaaactaTGTTTTGCTTACTGCTCTTTATATCCTAAGGGTTGGCAAATAGAGAAGGATGAGTTGATTCAATTGTGGATGGCACAAGGTTATCTCGAATTTTCAGGTGAACATGATTCCATGGAAGACATCGGCAACCAATTCGTGATGACTTTCTTGAAGAAGTTATTTTTTGAAGACGCAAAAATGGATGATGATGGTCATGTTTATAGTTTCAAAATGCATGATTTAATGCATGATCTCGCAATGTACGCAGCCGATGGTGATTGTTGTTATTTGGATAGTGAGACAAAAGGACTTGTAAGAAGTCCTGTGCATGTATCATTGAAACCCAAAGCAGTTCACTTGTTGGACTCATTAGATAGAAGCAGGCTACGGACTTTGATTTTGCTGTCTTCTGACGAGGAGGAAGAATTGAAAAGGGATGAATTGTTtgttatttcaaatttcaaatacttGCGTGTCTTGAAGCTTTCATATTCATGTTTAAGCATGTTGTCTGAGTCAATTGGAAAATTGAAACATTTAAGATATCTTAACTTATCTCGCTGTACAGGATTGGGGAGTCTTTTCAAATCCATTAGTATTATTGTCTTGTTACAAACACTAATATTGATGCCGGatgaaaaagttgaattttctACAATGGCTATCTCAAAACTAATCAATTTAAGACACCTTCAGATCTCTGATTGGGAAGCCTCTAAAGTTAAGAATCCAGATGGATTTGAAAAGTTGAGCATGCAGCTATACAAAGGTCTGATTTCTCTCCCACGGCTGTACAAGGGTATGAATTTTTCCAACTGGCTTTTTCCACTCTCAAATATTGTCgaaatttctttgtttttgtgtgGAAGTTTTCGGTATCTCCCGCCATTGGAAAGTCACCGATTCCTTAAGTCACTTCATATAAGTCACCTTGAAGAACTAGAGTACATATATTATGAAGAGGCTCTTCCTGTAACATTCTTTCCATCTTTGGAGAGCCTCACTATTTGGTTTTGTGGAAAGTTAAAGGGATGGTGGAGGGTGTTAGATGATTTTAATCATCCTAACTCTTCACGTCATATCTCTCTGCCTCCCTTTCCCCGTCTTTCTCAATTATCAATCATAGGATGTCAGATGTTGACTCAAATGCCTACGTTTCCAAACCTCGAGAGCAGGTTGGAATTGTTTGATAGTAGTGGGGAAACATTGGAAGCAACACTAAACATGGTAGCATCAGAATGTCCGAATGACTCCCCTCCTCTTTCCATGCTCAAATCCTTGCACATTGATGGAATGGGTTTGGATTTGGAAAAAGTCCCGAAGGATTGGATACAAAATCTTACTTCTCTCCAGCATCTTCAAATTAATTGGTTTAGTTGTGAAATATTTCAAGAAATCAGTGTTTGGTTTAAGGACAACCACAACTGCCTTCCTTCCCTGCAAAAACTTGCCTTTCATAATTGTGAAGACCTAGAGGCTTTGCCAGATTGGATATGCAACCTCTCATCACTTATGCATCTCTCGATGTATGATTGCATAAATTTGGCATCACTGCCTGAAGGAATGCTTTGTCTTAGCAACTTACAGACCTTGGAAATCATCGGTTGCCCCATCTTAATTGAAGAATGCGAGACACAAACAAGTAAAGTTTCAACCAGAATAGCTCAcataccaaaaataattttgaagtGATCTTCATCGGAAAGGTACCCATATCCTCTTCAAATAACCACTAATTTTCTTTAGTTTCTATTCTTTGATTTTTTAGGATTTTCAAAAGTAATGGCTTCCAATGTTTGTAACCATGAAACACTTTATAACTTACTGTTTTTGTTCAATTGCCTTGGTTCTTCATTAGTTATTGCGTATATTTGCTCGACTAATTCAAACCTTTTTCGCTAGTTTCAATTCATCATGATACCTTGTCCTTTACAGgtccaaaatataattttaaacttCCAATTTTTTTGCTTCACTTAATCAGGATTTCTCATTTGCAGTTCAGTTTAATGCAAACTTTTAATTGTTGTTTTAGCATGCAAAAACTCATTGTTTGAATGTTTACTGGTGAAAATGCTGGTTTATTTTTTGTGACCAAAGGTGAAAATGCTATTTTGGTCCATGAAAATGGGAAGAATTAATCTTGTGTAACTTTAGAGCTTCTTTCGTTTGCAATATCCATTTTAAAAATACGCGATACTGAAGATTTTCTGAAATTGCTGGATTTCCGTAATGTTGTGCACCACTTATTGAGGTTGTTTTGAGGTTAATCTTTACTTATTCTTTGTGAAAATGCATGTCCTAATTTTTACCCTCCCCTGACATTGTTCTGCTTTTTGTTGTTAGTTTAGTACTAGAATGAATCACCATGGATATATTATTctattatattttcttaattttaagTTACCTTCACTTTGTAATGGTTTTAAATCATTAATGATATTTTGTAATATATCAAAATCACATGAAGTGTGTTTTTTAGTTCCTAATAATAATTTCCCTGAAATTACTTGACAGGGTTTCATGGTTTGTACCAAACAAATACCTACAGTTGCCTAGGATTGCTCAATAAAAGAAACACAAACATTTCTTTTGCTGTCGATTTGGTGAAGGAAGGAGAGGACCCTTTTCATTGGAGATGCAAGACTGGGGATGCATGAAAATGGGCATACTGCTAGATTACCTTTATTTGTGCCGTCTGCGAAGATAAATGTCATGGACTGATAATTTGCTTCAATCTTCTTCTCTGGTCACCAAAGATGCTAAAGCTTTTTAAATTATTGACAGTTTATTAGTAATTTATTTGTCTCGTTAATTTTATTGTGTTTGTATAAGAGGCTGATTGATCAAGTTAACCAAGGGCGGTGGTCTTGTGTTGGGTTTTAGAACTGTTTGGCTTGTAATATATGTGATGTGATTTTAGATGGTTTCTCTCCGgaccccctcatttcttttccacccctgaatttccgtttttgtccttggggtacttcggtttatacgaaccaaatttttttgtcatgctaaaaaaattcggtttatataaaccgaaatattgtgttccaaatttttttccagctttcctgcataaattctgcatgagaccctcaacttccacaatttatttgaaatattaaacgatgtccgatttgagtaaacgaccactcgttggaaagcttagggtgtcaagaatataaatataatttttgttttgagggttaactatccaattggttcagtttgagcaaataatgggtactggtacagaaacagagcataaacttttctcaaacttgtaggtagattttctgaTACTATACTTaaagaaatttaacaattccggtgtaatcttgtattaaattttgtcttctttacactggattaaaaattattagcaTATGACAATATTCAGAGagttatgataaatttaccacaggtatctctacaacattttgcagaagCTTTTCTCAAATTTGTAAGTAgcttttctcatactatacttaatgaaatttaacaattccggtgtcaatattgtagtaaattttgtcttctttacactgaattaaaaatcattagcataagACTTATATTCAGAtagatatgataaatttaccacaggtatctctacaacattttatagaaatttttctcaaacttgtaagtagattttctcatactatacttaatgaaatttaataattccggtgtcaatatTGTAGTatattttgtcttctttacactggattaaaaatcattagcatacgacctatattcagagagatatgctaaatttaccacaggtagctctacacgaattttcacataaattttccttcttgGTATATAGCAGTGTAGGTTGGACACTTCAACGGGACAGCTACATGTGAGACTATGAGGGGTAGGGTTTTGAGATTAGACTAGGACACCGAATATaacccaaacaaaaaaataaacaagggTTAACCTTGATGGTGGCCGAAAACCGAGGCAAACAACTTGTTACAGAGGCAATCActtaaaatgattttcaaaattgTCTCCCCCTAATCAAATACTCTTCTCCCTCTTTTGG encodes:
- the LOC123923851 gene encoding putative disease resistance protein RGA4 isoform X2, which encodes MADLIVSTVNRSIIGSFRIIGRIYGVDLEKFKNDVESIKAMLHDAEDNQEKDEHIRNWIRAVKDHVLHPADNLLDEFLIEDMRYKMETHKSNAIQVYHSSFRNQIVFRSKMVSKIGRIQKKINELRIFPMKHPDLAKKDVVVEQNISETREACSFVFKSLDTIGREDDKKKIISLLKQPHGDQHDSVIAIVGIGGIGKTTLAQLVYNDGEVTKFFEKNMWVCVSDNFNVKTIVKKMLESLINSKIDDKLSADNLHNMLRDNLTGKRYLLVLDDVSNESYEKWAQLRTYLMCGAKDSKIVVTTRSINVATTMGVSVPYILKGLTIDESWNLLKNIITNGDETEGVNQTLELIGKKIAEMCKGVPLAIRTTGVLLQGKNEEKEWFLILHDDMLNIHEDNIMSVLKLSYKNLSPQLKLCFAYCSLYPKGWQIEKDELIQLWMAQGYLEFSGEHDSMEDIGNQFVMTFLKKLFFEDAKMDDDGHVYSFKMHDLMHDLAMYAADGDCCYLDSETKGLVRSPVHVSLKPKAVHLLDSLDRSRLRTLILLSSDEEEELKRDELFVISNFKYLRVLKLSYSCLSMLSESIGKLKHLRYLNLSRCTGLGSLFKSISIIVLLQTLILMPDEKVEFSTMAISKLINLRHLQISDWEASKVKNPDGFEKLSMQLYKGLISLPRLYKGMNFSNWLFPLSNIVEISLFLCGSFRYLPPLESHRFLKSLHISHLEELEYIYYEEALPVTFFPSLESLTIWFCGKLKGWWRVLDDFNHPNSSRHISLPPFPRLSQLSIIGCQMLTQMPTFPNLESRLELFDSSGETLEATLNMVASECPNDSPPLSMLKSLHIDGMGLDLEKVPKDWIQNLTSLQHLQINWFSCEIFQEISVWFKDNHNCLPSLQKLAFHNCEDLEALPDWICNLSSLMHLSMYDCINLASLPEGMLCLSNLQTLEIIGCPILIEECETQTSKVSTRIAHIPKIILK
- the LOC123923851 gene encoding putative disease resistance protein RGA4 isoform X1, translating into MADLIVSTVNRSIIGSFRIIGRIYGVDLEKFKNDVESIKAMLHDAEDNQEKDEHIRNWIRAVKDHVLHPADNLLDEFLIEDMRYKMETHKSNAIQVYHSSFRNQIVFRSKMVSKIGRIQKKINELRIFPMVYRVRARNHAVVEQMKHPDLAKKDVVVEQNISETREACSFVFKSLDTIGREDDKKKIISLLKQPHGDQHDSVIAIVGIGGIGKTTLAQLVYNDGEVTKFFEKNMWVCVSDNFNVKTIVKKMLESLINSKIDDKLSADNLHNMLRDNLTGKRYLLVLDDVSNESYEKWAQLRTYLMCGAKDSKIVVTTRSINVATTMGVSVPYILKGLTIDESWNLLKNIITNGDETEGVNQTLELIGKKIAEMCKGVPLAIRTTGVLLQGKNEEKEWFLILHDDMLNIHEDNIMSVLKLSYKNLSPQLKLCFAYCSLYPKGWQIEKDELIQLWMAQGYLEFSGEHDSMEDIGNQFVMTFLKKLFFEDAKMDDDGHVYSFKMHDLMHDLAMYAADGDCCYLDSETKGLVRSPVHVSLKPKAVHLLDSLDRSRLRTLILLSSDEEEELKRDELFVISNFKYLRVLKLSYSCLSMLSESIGKLKHLRYLNLSRCTGLGSLFKSISIIVLLQTLILMPDEKVEFSTMAISKLINLRHLQISDWEASKVKNPDGFEKLSMQLYKGLISLPRLYKGMNFSNWLFPLSNIVEISLFLCGSFRYLPPLESHRFLKSLHISHLEELEYIYYEEALPVTFFPSLESLTIWFCGKLKGWWRVLDDFNHPNSSRHISLPPFPRLSQLSIIGCQMLTQMPTFPNLESRLELFDSSGETLEATLNMVASECPNDSPPLSMLKSLHIDGMGLDLEKVPKDWIQNLTSLQHLQINWFSCEIFQEISVWFKDNHNCLPSLQKLAFHNCEDLEALPDWICNLSSLMHLSMYDCINLASLPEGMLCLSNLQTLEIIGCPILIEECETQTSKVSTRIAHIPKIILK